The Populus nigra chromosome 19, ddPopNigr1.1, whole genome shotgun sequence genome includes a window with the following:
- the LOC133679809 gene encoding protein IN CHLOROPLAST ATPASE BIOGENESIS, chloroplastic isoform X1, with product MVWFSLAFCLVYILRVLWVSDKKTAISGGDVVELRPRKLATAKFLIEDMKNVKRAVSSAVATEWRLKREAMKIGVLGVAHRVPSTTTLPLRQVRARVRCSSSSESFASENAGHISFIEEVAATQPPQHLHYLLKMLQTRGETIISPGSKQGLIPLVIPLSENLSGSVTALLRWPTAPPGMEMPVVDVRKHGVWLLAKNVDQYMHRILVEEDANNFNESDGELFHAASDVGEKLYRRGDFAESQIANLDGYLLKEVGLFPDVLERKVARHFEQGDHVSAMVTGEFYTKKDLFPGFGRPFVFYAEILKKVGRTSEAKDAARVALKSPWWTLGCAYQEVAGIAQWEDEQIEYIKERVSEEGRQEDLKKGKAAAQIALDEAAFLLDLASIKGTWDNVLERIAECYREAGFDEIARFILYKD from the exons ATGGTTTGGTTTAGTTTGGCTTTTTGCTTAGTATATATACTGAGAGTTTTGTGGGTTAGTGACAAGAAGACTGCGATTTCTGGTGGTGATGTAGTGGAGCTGCGACCGAGGAAACTGGCCACCGCTAAGTTTCTGATCGAGGACATGAAGAATGTGAAAAGAGCTGTTTCTAGTGCA GTGGCAACTGAGTGGAGACTGAAGAGAGAAGCTATGAAGATAGGAGTGCTGGGTGTGGCGCACAGAGTCCCTTCCACTACCACTCTCCCTCTTCGCCAAGTCAGAGCCAGGGTTAGATGTTCTTCCTCCTCTG AGAGTTTTGCAAGTGAAAATGCAGGCCACATATCATTCATAGAGGAAGTAGCTGCTACTCAACCTCCTCAGCATCTCCATTACTTGCTCAAAATGCTTCAAACGAGAG GTGAAACCATCATTTCCCCAGGATCTAAACAAGGGTTGATTCCACTTGTTATTCCTCTGTCGGAGAATCTGTCAG GTTCCGTAACTGCACTGCTGCGCTGGCCAACAGCCCCACCTGG AATGGAGATGCCGGTTGTGGATGTTCGCAAGCATGGGGTGTGGCTTTTAGCCAAGAAT GTAGATCAATATATGCACAGAATTCTGGTTGAGGAAGATGCCAACAATTTCAACGAAAGTGATGGTGAACTCTTTCATGCTGCTTCAGATGTGGGTGAGAAACTTTACAGAAGGGGTGATTTTGCTGAATCTCAGATTGCAAACCTCGATGGCTATCTTCTTAAAGAG gTTGGGCTGTTCCCAGATGTCTTAGAGCGTAAAGTAGCTCGCCATTTTGAGCAAGGGGATCAT GTTTCGGCAATGGTGACAGGGGAATTCTATACAAAAAAAGATCTATTTCCAGGATTTGGAAGGCCCTTTGTATTCTATGCAGAGattttgaagaa AGTTGGACGTACATCAGAAGCTAAAGATGCTGCAAGGGTTGCTTTAAAATCACCATGGTGGACCTTAGGTTGTGCATATCAG GAAGTGGCAGGCATTGCACAGTGGGAGGATGAGCAAATTGAATACATTAAGGAGAGGGTGAGTGAAGAGGGTAGGCAGGAGGATTTGAAGAAGGGAAAGGCGGCTGCTCAG ATAGCATTGGATGAGGCTGCTTTCTTGTTGGATTTAGCTTCTATTAAAGGAACCTGGGATAATGTTTTGGAGCGTATTGCTGAATGTTATAGGGAGGCTGGATTTGATGAAATTGCAAGATTCATTTTGTACAAAGATTAA
- the LOC133679809 gene encoding protein IN CHLOROPLAST ATPASE BIOGENESIS, chloroplastic isoform X5: MLQTRGETIISPGSKQGLIPLVIPLSENLSGSVTALLRWPTAPPGMEMPVVDVRKHGVWLLAKNVDQYMHRILVEEDANNFNESDGELFHAASDVGEKLYRRGDFAESQIANLDGYLLKEVGLFPDVLERKVARHFEQGDHVSAMVTGEFYTKKDLFPGFGRPFVFYAEILKKVGRTSEAKDAARVALKSPWWTLGCAYQEVAGIAQWEDEQIEYIKERVSEEGRQEDLKKGKAAAQIALDEAAFLLDLASIKGTWDNVLERIAECYREAGFDEIARFILYKD, from the exons ATGCTTCAAACGAGAG GTGAAACCATCATTTCCCCAGGATCTAAACAAGGGTTGATTCCACTTGTTATTCCTCTGTCGGAGAATCTGTCAG GTTCCGTAACTGCACTGCTGCGCTGGCCAACAGCCCCACCTGG AATGGAGATGCCGGTTGTGGATGTTCGCAAGCATGGGGTGTGGCTTTTAGCCAAGAAT GTAGATCAATATATGCACAGAATTCTGGTTGAGGAAGATGCCAACAATTTCAACGAAAGTGATGGTGAACTCTTTCATGCTGCTTCAGATGTGGGTGAGAAACTTTACAGAAGGGGTGATTTTGCTGAATCTCAGATTGCAAACCTCGATGGCTATCTTCTTAAAGAG gTTGGGCTGTTCCCAGATGTCTTAGAGCGTAAAGTAGCTCGCCATTTTGAGCAAGGGGATCAT GTTTCGGCAATGGTGACAGGGGAATTCTATACAAAAAAAGATCTATTTCCAGGATTTGGAAGGCCCTTTGTATTCTATGCAGAGattttgaagaa AGTTGGACGTACATCAGAAGCTAAAGATGCTGCAAGGGTTGCTTTAAAATCACCATGGTGGACCTTAGGTTGTGCATATCAG GAAGTGGCAGGCATTGCACAGTGGGAGGATGAGCAAATTGAATACATTAAGGAGAGGGTGAGTGAAGAGGGTAGGCAGGAGGATTTGAAGAAGGGAAAGGCGGCTGCTCAG ATAGCATTGGATGAGGCTGCTTTCTTGTTGGATTTAGCTTCTATTAAAGGAACCTGGGATAATGTTTTGGAGCGTATTGCTGAATGTTATAGGGAGGCTGGATTTGATGAAATTGCAAGATTCATTTTGTACAAAGATTAA
- the LOC133679809 gene encoding protein IN CHLOROPLAST ATPASE BIOGENESIS, chloroplastic isoform X2 — MVWFSLAFCLVYILRVLWVSDKKTAISGGDVVELRPRKLATAKFLIEDMKNVKRAVSSAVATEWRLKREAMKIGVLGVAHRVPSTTTLPLRQVRARVRCSSSSGHISFIEEVAATQPPQHLHYLLKMLQTRGETIISPGSKQGLIPLVIPLSENLSGSVTALLRWPTAPPGMEMPVVDVRKHGVWLLAKNVDQYMHRILVEEDANNFNESDGELFHAASDVGEKLYRRGDFAESQIANLDGYLLKEVGLFPDVLERKVARHFEQGDHVSAMVTGEFYTKKDLFPGFGRPFVFYAEILKKVGRTSEAKDAARVALKSPWWTLGCAYQEVAGIAQWEDEQIEYIKERVSEEGRQEDLKKGKAAAQIALDEAAFLLDLASIKGTWDNVLERIAECYREAGFDEIARFILYKD; from the exons ATGGTTTGGTTTAGTTTGGCTTTTTGCTTAGTATATATACTGAGAGTTTTGTGGGTTAGTGACAAGAAGACTGCGATTTCTGGTGGTGATGTAGTGGAGCTGCGACCGAGGAAACTGGCCACCGCTAAGTTTCTGATCGAGGACATGAAGAATGTGAAAAGAGCTGTTTCTAGTGCA GTGGCAACTGAGTGGAGACTGAAGAGAGAAGCTATGAAGATAGGAGTGCTGGGTGTGGCGCACAGAGTCCCTTCCACTACCACTCTCCCTCTTCGCCAAGTCAGAGCCAGGGTTAGATGTTCTTCCTCCTCTG GCCACATATCATTCATAGAGGAAGTAGCTGCTACTCAACCTCCTCAGCATCTCCATTACTTGCTCAAAATGCTTCAAACGAGAG GTGAAACCATCATTTCCCCAGGATCTAAACAAGGGTTGATTCCACTTGTTATTCCTCTGTCGGAGAATCTGTCAG GTTCCGTAACTGCACTGCTGCGCTGGCCAACAGCCCCACCTGG AATGGAGATGCCGGTTGTGGATGTTCGCAAGCATGGGGTGTGGCTTTTAGCCAAGAAT GTAGATCAATATATGCACAGAATTCTGGTTGAGGAAGATGCCAACAATTTCAACGAAAGTGATGGTGAACTCTTTCATGCTGCTTCAGATGTGGGTGAGAAACTTTACAGAAGGGGTGATTTTGCTGAATCTCAGATTGCAAACCTCGATGGCTATCTTCTTAAAGAG gTTGGGCTGTTCCCAGATGTCTTAGAGCGTAAAGTAGCTCGCCATTTTGAGCAAGGGGATCAT GTTTCGGCAATGGTGACAGGGGAATTCTATACAAAAAAAGATCTATTTCCAGGATTTGGAAGGCCCTTTGTATTCTATGCAGAGattttgaagaa AGTTGGACGTACATCAGAAGCTAAAGATGCTGCAAGGGTTGCTTTAAAATCACCATGGTGGACCTTAGGTTGTGCATATCAG GAAGTGGCAGGCATTGCACAGTGGGAGGATGAGCAAATTGAATACATTAAGGAGAGGGTGAGTGAAGAGGGTAGGCAGGAGGATTTGAAGAAGGGAAAGGCGGCTGCTCAG ATAGCATTGGATGAGGCTGCTTTCTTGTTGGATTTAGCTTCTATTAAAGGAACCTGGGATAATGTTTTGGAGCGTATTGCTGAATGTTATAGGGAGGCTGGATTTGATGAAATTGCAAGATTCATTTTGTACAAAGATTAA
- the LOC133679809 gene encoding protein IN CHLOROPLAST ATPASE BIOGENESIS, chloroplastic isoform X3: MKIGVLGVAHRVPSTTTLPLRQVRARVRCSSSSESFASENAGHISFIEEVAATQPPQHLHYLLKMLQTRGETIISPGSKQGLIPLVIPLSENLSGSVTALLRWPTAPPGMEMPVVDVRKHGVWLLAKNVDQYMHRILVEEDANNFNESDGELFHAASDVGEKLYRRGDFAESQIANLDGYLLKEVGLFPDVLERKVARHFEQGDHVSAMVTGEFYTKKDLFPGFGRPFVFYAEILKKVGRTSEAKDAARVALKSPWWTLGCAYQEVAGIAQWEDEQIEYIKERVSEEGRQEDLKKGKAAAQIALDEAAFLLDLASIKGTWDNVLERIAECYREAGFDEIARFILYKD; the protein is encoded by the exons ATGAAGATAGGAGTGCTGGGTGTGGCGCACAGAGTCCCTTCCACTACCACTCTCCCTCTTCGCCAAGTCAGAGCCAGGGTTAGATGTTCTTCCTCCTCTG AGAGTTTTGCAAGTGAAAATGCAGGCCACATATCATTCATAGAGGAAGTAGCTGCTACTCAACCTCCTCAGCATCTCCATTACTTGCTCAAAATGCTTCAAACGAGAG GTGAAACCATCATTTCCCCAGGATCTAAACAAGGGTTGATTCCACTTGTTATTCCTCTGTCGGAGAATCTGTCAG GTTCCGTAACTGCACTGCTGCGCTGGCCAACAGCCCCACCTGG AATGGAGATGCCGGTTGTGGATGTTCGCAAGCATGGGGTGTGGCTTTTAGCCAAGAAT GTAGATCAATATATGCACAGAATTCTGGTTGAGGAAGATGCCAACAATTTCAACGAAAGTGATGGTGAACTCTTTCATGCTGCTTCAGATGTGGGTGAGAAACTTTACAGAAGGGGTGATTTTGCTGAATCTCAGATTGCAAACCTCGATGGCTATCTTCTTAAAGAG gTTGGGCTGTTCCCAGATGTCTTAGAGCGTAAAGTAGCTCGCCATTTTGAGCAAGGGGATCAT GTTTCGGCAATGGTGACAGGGGAATTCTATACAAAAAAAGATCTATTTCCAGGATTTGGAAGGCCCTTTGTATTCTATGCAGAGattttgaagaa AGTTGGACGTACATCAGAAGCTAAAGATGCTGCAAGGGTTGCTTTAAAATCACCATGGTGGACCTTAGGTTGTGCATATCAG GAAGTGGCAGGCATTGCACAGTGGGAGGATGAGCAAATTGAATACATTAAGGAGAGGGTGAGTGAAGAGGGTAGGCAGGAGGATTTGAAGAAGGGAAAGGCGGCTGCTCAG ATAGCATTGGATGAGGCTGCTTTCTTGTTGGATTTAGCTTCTATTAAAGGAACCTGGGATAATGTTTTGGAGCGTATTGCTGAATGTTATAGGGAGGCTGGATTTGATGAAATTGCAAGATTCATTTTGTACAAAGATTAA
- the LOC133679809 gene encoding protein IN CHLOROPLAST ATPASE BIOGENESIS, chloroplastic isoform X4, with the protein MFFLLCLWHLESFASENAGHISFIEEVAATQPPQHLHYLLKMLQTRGETIISPGSKQGLIPLVIPLSENLSGSVTALLRWPTAPPGMEMPVVDVRKHGVWLLAKNVDQYMHRILVEEDANNFNESDGELFHAASDVGEKLYRRGDFAESQIANLDGYLLKEVGLFPDVLERKVARHFEQGDHVSAMVTGEFYTKKDLFPGFGRPFVFYAEILKKVGRTSEAKDAARVALKSPWWTLGCAYQEVAGIAQWEDEQIEYIKERVSEEGRQEDLKKGKAAAQIALDEAAFLLDLASIKGTWDNVLERIAECYREAGFDEIARFILYKD; encoded by the exons ATGTTCTTCCTCCTCTG TTTATGGCATTTAGAGAGTTTTGCAAGTGAAAATGCAGGCCACATATCATTCATAGAGGAAGTAGCTGCTACTCAACCTCCTCAGCATCTCCATTACTTGCTCAAAATGCTTCAAACGAGAG GTGAAACCATCATTTCCCCAGGATCTAAACAAGGGTTGATTCCACTTGTTATTCCTCTGTCGGAGAATCTGTCAG GTTCCGTAACTGCACTGCTGCGCTGGCCAACAGCCCCACCTGG AATGGAGATGCCGGTTGTGGATGTTCGCAAGCATGGGGTGTGGCTTTTAGCCAAGAAT GTAGATCAATATATGCACAGAATTCTGGTTGAGGAAGATGCCAACAATTTCAACGAAAGTGATGGTGAACTCTTTCATGCTGCTTCAGATGTGGGTGAGAAACTTTACAGAAGGGGTGATTTTGCTGAATCTCAGATTGCAAACCTCGATGGCTATCTTCTTAAAGAG gTTGGGCTGTTCCCAGATGTCTTAGAGCGTAAAGTAGCTCGCCATTTTGAGCAAGGGGATCAT GTTTCGGCAATGGTGACAGGGGAATTCTATACAAAAAAAGATCTATTTCCAGGATTTGGAAGGCCCTTTGTATTCTATGCAGAGattttgaagaa AGTTGGACGTACATCAGAAGCTAAAGATGCTGCAAGGGTTGCTTTAAAATCACCATGGTGGACCTTAGGTTGTGCATATCAG GAAGTGGCAGGCATTGCACAGTGGGAGGATGAGCAAATTGAATACATTAAGGAGAGGGTGAGTGAAGAGGGTAGGCAGGAGGATTTGAAGAAGGGAAAGGCGGCTGCTCAG ATAGCATTGGATGAGGCTGCTTTCTTGTTGGATTTAGCTTCTATTAAAGGAACCTGGGATAATGTTTTGGAGCGTATTGCTGAATGTTATAGGGAGGCTGGATTTGATGAAATTGCAAGATTCATTTTGTACAAAGATTAA
- the LOC133679808 gene encoding filament-like plant protein 7, with protein MDNKTWLWRKRSSEKTIVAANKFGISVKGIDEETQNIPAGNGSGPVRRNLNEKLASVLLDCHAKYDPVTENEKSEQRATAGQEKTEAEVDCLKKELDGAPNQGVAANEELSHSDAALKKCMQQLNSFREEHEQKIHDAVMEATSEFERAQKTLEGKLMETSKRLTNLAIENTNLSNALLLKEKLVEELHKRASQTLAEFNALMARLDSTEKENAFLKYEFHMLQKEHEVRNEELEYNRRSSDASRRQHLESVSKVTKLEAECQRLRTLMRKRLPGPAAFSKIKSEVEMLGKEPMELRRKPNLTRDLVLRDPIMEISPEIPVKNIDFLIDQLRGKEEENKVLREMMTRKNAELQSSRIMFSRTASRLSQVEAQVMELSGDQKSVELTMHSPSSSSRDLLSPITGSDAGSWANALISELEHLRDGKLKSPSGHKVIEVMDMSLMDDFVEMEKLAMVSTQTPSAGGNRPSSAGKELVPVEQGKQEIHMKDDSTDKSFDWLQVVLNAIFKQQRISKRSLTELLEDINIALGYINHPNVCEPNTSAFSRLPVECDISGYITWKSPSESSIVDSLNETSRPDTPVKETSKQHDQSNLTDLQEENDRLKNELNNMEARLHSATDKSEALMMKLRESEQSVERLQAEVEILKESKGMIEDQIENQKSINEDLDTQLTVTKAKLNEVFHKFSSLEVEFEDKSNCCEELEATCLELQLQLESAAKETLSCGINEEGKQPQDGWEIKAASVKLAECQETILNLGKQLKALASPREAALFDKVFTTTGATAAATNIKNMNRRFSLRDQMIAEDRSKAIILRSPTEDAQKSSLNHTDNGNELISPNALVCAPEAYFGPKYKSGNAAVGALAIVPSKKQGFGLLRSLLMRRKKGASKKSRSLVKV; from the exons ATGGACAACAAGACATGGCTTTGGAGGAAAAGATCTTCTGAAAAGACGATTGTGGCAGCGAACAAATTTGGCATTTCTGTGAAAGGAATCGATGAAGAG ACGCAGAATATTCCGGCTGGGAATGGATCAGGACCAGTTAGACGAAATTTAAACGAAAAGTTAGCTTCTGTGCTTCTTGATTGTCATGCAAAATATGATCCCGTGacagaaaatgaaaaatcagaaCAAAGAGCCACTGCAG gCCAGGAAAAGACAGAAGCAGAAGTAGATTGCCTAAAGAAAGAACTGGATGGAGCTCCGAATCAGGGAGTAGCTGCAAATGAAGAATTAAGTCACTCAGATGCCGCATTAAAGAAATGCATGCAGCAACTGAACTCCTTCCGAGAAGAACACGAGCAAAAGATACACGATGCTGTCATGGAAGCAACAAGTGAATTTGAGAGGGCACAGAAAACTTTGGAAGGGAAGTTGATGGAGACAAGCAAAAGGCTTACAAATTTAGCCATTGAGAACACAAATTTGAGTAATGCCCTTTTACTCAAAGAGAAATTAGTTGAAGAGCTGCATAAACGTGCATCTCAGACCCTTGCAGAATTCAATGCACTAATGGCTAGATTAGATTCCACAGAGAAAGAAAATGCTTTTCTGAAGTACGAGTTTCACATGCTTCAGAAGGAACATGAGGTTCGAAATGAGGAACTGGAATATAACCGTCGGTCTTCTGATGCATCGCGAAGGCAACACTTGGAGAGTGTAAGTAAAGTCACGAAGCTAGAAGCAGAATGTCAGAGACTTCGCACCCTGATGCGGAAAAGGCTGCCCGGTCCTGCTGCTTTCTCAAAGATCAAGAGTGAAGTCGAAATGCTGGGAAAGGAGCCGATGGAATTAAGAAGAAAACCGAACCTCACCAGAGATTTGGTACTCAGAGACCCCATCATGGAAATTTCTCCAGAAATTCCTGTAAAGAACATTGATTTCCTGATCGACCAATTACGTGGTAAGGAAGAGGAGAATAAAGTTCTCAGAGAAATGATGACCAGAAAGAATGCTGAACTCCAATCTTCGAGAATCATGTTTTCACGAACTGCTTCAAGGTTATCTCAGGTCGAGGCTCAGGTTATGGAGCTTTCTGGAGACCAGAAATCCGTGGAGCTGACAATGCATagcccatcatcatcatcacgtGACCTCTTATCTCCAATTACAGGTTCTGATGCTGGATCATGGGCTAATGCTCTAATCTCAGAACTGGAACATTTAAGAGATGGGAAACTCAAGAGTCCGTCAGGACATAAAGTCATTGAAGTTATGGACATGAGTTTAATGGATGATTTTGTTGAGATGGAGAAATTAGCTATGGTTTCAACACAAACACCTTCTGCAGGAGGGAATCGCCCTTCCTCAGCTGGCAAGGAACTAGTTCCCGTAGAACAAGGGAAACAAGAGATCCACATGAAAGATGATTCAACTGATAAGTCTTTCGACTGGCTTCAGGTTGTTCTGAATGCAATATTCAAACAGCAGCGTATTTCAAAACGAAGTCTAACTGAACTCCTGGAGGACATTAATATTGCTTTAGGTTATATAAATCATCCAAATGTTTGCGAACCTAATACATCAGCATTCTCAAGGCTTCCTGTGGAGTGTGATATTAGCGGTTACATCACTTGGAAGTCTCCAAGTGAATCTTCGATTGTGGATTCACTGAATGAAACTTCCAGGCCCGACACCCCAGTGAAAGAAACAAGCAAACAACACGATCAATCTAATCTGACTGATCTGCAAGAAGAGAATGATAGACTGAAAAATGAGCTGAATAATATGGAAGCCAGGCTGCATTCTGCAACTGATAAGTCGGAGGCTCTGATGATGAAGCTCCGGGAATCAGAACAAAGTGTTGAAAGGTTACAAGCAGAAGTGGAAATTTTGAAGGAATCAAAAGGAATgattgaggatcaaattgaaaatcagaAGTCAATCAATGAAGATCTTGATACTCAGCTTACAGTTACCAAAGCTAAATTGAATGAGGTCTTCCACAAGTTCTCATCTCTGGAAGTTGAATTTGAGGACAAAAGTAACTGTTGTGAAGAATTAGAAGCAACTTGTCTTGAGCTTCAACTTCAGCTGGAAAG TGCTGCAAAGGAAACCCTGAGCTGTGGCATAAATGAAGAGGGAAAACAACCACAAGAT GGCTGGGAGATCAAGGCAGCTTCTGTAAAGTTAGCAGAATGCCAAGAAACCATCCTTAATCTTGGAAAGCAACTGAAGGCTCTGGCTTCACCAAGAGAAGCAGCACTCTTTGACAAGGTTTTCACTACTACTGGTGCCACTGCCGCTGCTACCAATATCAAGAACATGAACAGGCGCTTCTCCTTGCGTGATCAAATGATAGCTGAAGATAGATCCAAAGCAATTATTCTCAGATCTCCAACTGAAGATGCACAAAAATCATCTCTTAACCACACAGATAACGGTAATGAATTGATCAGTCCTAATGCCCTGGTATGTGCTCCTGAAGCATATTTTGGACCAAAGTACAAATCCGGTAATGCTGCAGTTGGGGCTCTGGCTATTGTTCCTAGTAAAAAGCAAGGATTTGGTTTGCTGAGGAGCCTTCTAATGAGAAGGAAGAAAGGGGCTAGCAAGAAGTCACGATCCTTGGTGAAGGTATGA